In Candidatus Eremiobacterota bacterium, a single window of DNA contains:
- a CDS encoding LptF/LptG family permease: protein MKILDRYVLSEMIFPFFYGVAAFTVLFMSVSSSEIISNMIAMGSQNLSLVMRYILCSMPQVLVYTFPMAVLLSTLLAFGRLSGDSEIIAMKAGGISLVRIGIPGLFLTFVISLVSFYLGEYVVPDANYTATNILIRQIVQEAKSERENLIISDVDEEGTERRIFAKSLDEERGLLRGVVIFYFRNNHRLREVYAPKAVWENNIWRLIDPRTYDFDENQGIKYESRSEVGRLPIDVGPSELAKRDRKPEEMNRTRLKRKLEVMKVVAAKSGSNDTYSRTYRRMMVIFHQKLSLPFTCMVFGLFGIPLGLRPHRATTSIGLGLSLVFILLFYVLMTVGRALGENGTLPAWLGSWAPNVIFGGLGLGMLLKAAKT, encoded by the coding sequence ATGAAAATTCTTGACCGGTACGTTCTTTCAGAGATGATCTTTCCTTTCTTCTACGGTGTTGCCGCCTTTACGGTGCTCTTCATGTCAGTCTCCTCAAGCGAGATCATCTCGAACATGATTGCCATGGGCTCGCAGAATCTCTCCCTTGTCATGAGGTACATCCTCTGCTCCATGCCGCAGGTCCTTGTCTATACCTTTCCCATGGCCGTCCTTCTCTCGACGCTCCTTGCCTTCGGCAGGCTCTCGGGCGACAGCGAGATAATCGCCATGAAGGCCGGCGGGATAAGCCTTGTCCGCATAGGCATACCGGGCCTTTTCCTCACCTTTGTCATCTCCCTGGTCTCTTTTTATCTTGGCGAGTATGTCGTGCCCGATGCCAATTATACTGCCACCAATATTCTCATAAGGCAGATCGTGCAGGAGGCCAAGAGCGAGAGGGAGAACCTCATCATCTCCGATGTTGATGAAGAGGGCACCGAGCGCCGCATATTCGCCAAGAGCCTTGATGAGGAGCGGGGGCTTCTGCGCGGCGTCGTCATCTTTTACTTCAGGAACAATCACCGTCTCAGGGAGGTCTATGCACCCAAGGCCGTATGGGAGAACAACATCTGGAGGCTCATTGACCCGAGAACCTATGATTTTGATGAGAACCAGGGTATTAAGTACGAGTCCAGGTCGGAGGTGGGGCGCCTGCCCATCGACGTGGGCCCGTCAGAGCTTGCGAAAAGGGACCGCAAGCCCGAGGAGATGAACAGGACCCGTCTGAAGAGAAAGCTGGAGGTCATGAAAGTCGTGGCTGCCAAGTCCGGCTCCAATGACACATACTCCCGGACGTACCGGCGGATGATGGTCATTTTTCACCAGAAGCTCTCCCTTCCCTTCACCTGCATGGTCTTCGGCCTTTTCGGGATCCCCCTGGGCCTGCGTCCGCACAGAGCCACCACCTCCATCGGCCTGGGCCTCTCCCTGGTCTTTATCCTTCTCTTTTATGTCCTGATGACAGTGGGGAGGGCCCTTGGAGAGAACGGCACGCTCCCTGCCTGGCTGGGATCGTGGGCGCCCAACGTCATCTTCGGGGGCCTTGGCCTTGGGATGCTCCTCAAGGCGGCGAAAACCTGA
- the lptB gene encoding LPS export ABC transporter ATP-binding protein, protein MEGLVKSYRGRRVVDGVSIYIEKGEIVGLLGPNGAGKTTTFYMSVGLVMPEKGSILLNGRDITRYPMHVRALMGMGYLAQENSVFRRLTVEENIRVIWEMRDVPRKAQNERLPRLMEEFGLQNLIRQPAYSLSGGERRRVEIARALATDPDFILLDEPFTGVDPIAVSDIQEIIMNLKGKGIGILITDHSVRETLAITERSYIIRDGRILVSGDSKEVAESPIARKYYLGERFRFDAWSTVDHENS, encoded by the coding sequence ATGGAAGGCCTTGTGAAATCATACAGGGGCCGCAGGGTCGTTGACGGCGTCAGCATTTATATCGAGAAGGGCGAGATAGTGGGACTTCTTGGCCCCAACGGCGCAGGGAAGACGACAACCTTTTACATGTCTGTCGGGCTGGTCATGCCGGAGAAGGGATCCATACTTCTCAACGGCAGGGATATCACGCGGTATCCCATGCATGTCCGCGCCCTCATGGGGATGGGATACCTTGCCCAGGAAAACTCGGTCTTCAGGCGCCTCACTGTCGAGGAGAATATCAGGGTCATCTGGGAGATGAGGGATGTGCCCCGGAAAGCGCAGAACGAGCGCCTTCCCAGGCTTATGGAGGAATTCGGCCTCCAGAACCTTATCAGGCAGCCTGCCTATTCCCTTTCGGGCGGCGAGCGCAGGCGCGTCGAGATTGCGAGGGCCCTCGCCACGGACCCGGATTTCATACTCCTCGACGAGCCCTTCACCGGCGTCGATCCCATTGCCGTCTCCGATATCCAGGAGATAATAATGAATCTGAAGGGAAAGGGGATAGGCATCCTTATTACCGATCACAGCGTGAGGGAGACCCTTGCCATCACCGAGCGGTCCTACATCATAAGGGACGGCAGAATCCTTGTGTCGGGCGATTCAAAGGAAGTAGCCGAGAGCCCCATTGCGCGAAAATACTACCTGGGCGAGCGGTTCAGGTTTGATGCCTGGAGCACGGTGGACCATGAAAATTCTTGA
- the lptC gene encoding LPS export ABC transporter periplasmic protein LptC — protein sequence MEKVKKFFRVVTALAVVALLAVLFFQRGLFDKGPADEEEPGRSSPSPSASSPSRDNVELELTNMISRKGGTKHWELKAGRIKVNQVTRKGDASDISCMFYDKKGKTAMTFNASGADIDLKTESLMFRGRVKGSLTSGEKLEVAKLKWDGKKKRIFGYGRVTITKGTLVLTGTDLTGDPSRNYFEILRDVQVLWKPGPL from the coding sequence ATGGAGAAGGTGAAGAAGTTTTTCAGGGTTGTCACTGCCCTTGCGGTGGTGGCCCTTCTCGCGGTGCTGTTTTTTCAAAGAGGGCTCTTTGACAAGGGGCCCGCCGACGAGGAGGAGCCCGGGAGATCCTCGCCGTCACCTTCGGCCTCATCGCCTTCAAGGGACAATGTGGAGCTTGAGCTTACCAACATGATTTCCCGCAAGGGGGGCACGAAGCACTGGGAGCTTAAAGCCGGCAGGATCAAGGTGAACCAGGTGACCAGGAAAGGCGACGCTTCAGATATCAGCTGCATGTTTTACGATAAGAAGGGAAAAACGGCCATGACGTTCAATGCGAGCGGTGCCGATATAGATCTCAAGACCGAGAGCCTCATGTTCAGGGGAAGGGTGAAGGGAAGCCTCACCTCCGGCGAGAAGCTTGAGGTGGCGAAGCTGAAATGGGACGGGAAGAAGAAGAGAATTTTCGGCTATGGCAGGGTGACCATTACCAAGGGCACCCTGGTGCTCACCGGCACCGATCTCACCGGTGATCCCTCCCGCAATTACTTTGAAATCCTCAGAGATGTACAGGTCCTCTGGAAGCCCGGGCCTCTGTGA
- a CDS encoding carboxypeptidase regulatory-like domain-containing protein, producing the protein MKKRHIFIALVGILVIMSFIAFMPIGCGYQGNPDSSYNLSGSSMTGRYNVSGKLTTANGTTPVAQATCTLTGGSKRLQARFSGTCVTDSAGNYLFENVPVGNYVMQVTGTDFITTSFNFAVGSASTVLNSTVYNTSDWNNIMGNDHPYDANYGYITVAYQTTSGTAISGAIATANPQAAASGYYKTGTPSVVDWNATETTATGKAFFYKVDPGQSYFFTATKTDYAFESLTGITPVKGQMAVYIVTGGSTATPTASPSGSPTGSPTGSPTGTPTGSPTMTPTGSPTMTPTGSPTMTPTGSPTMTPTGSPTMSPTGSPSGGAAQAAAPAQSTQTTSGQVHLAWGLLLLAALAGIIVVRDRKNLS; encoded by the coding sequence ATGAAAAAAAGGCATATTTTCATCGCTCTTGTGGGGATCCTGGTCATCATGAGCTTTATCGCTTTTATGCCCATCGGCTGCGGCTACCAGGGAAATCCAGACTCTTCATACAATCTTTCCGGCAGCTCCATGACTGGAAGGTACAACGTTTCAGGGAAGCTCACGACGGCCAACGGCACGACCCCCGTGGCACAGGCCACATGCACCCTGACCGGCGGCTCAAAGAGACTGCAGGCGCGCTTCAGCGGCACCTGCGTCACCGACTCGGCAGGGAACTACCTCTTTGAAAATGTGCCTGTCGGCAACTATGTGATGCAGGTGACAGGAACCGACTTCATCACGACGAGCTTCAACTTCGCCGTGGGAAGCGCCAGCACAGTCCTCAACTCAACGGTTTACAACACCAGCGACTGGAACAACATCATGGGCAACGATCATCCCTATGATGCAAATTACGGCTATATCACCGTGGCATACCAGACGACGAGCGGCACGGCCATTTCGGGAGCTATAGCGACGGCAAATCCTCAGGCCGCTGCAAGCGGCTATTACAAGACGGGAACGCCCTCGGTGGTGGACTGGAATGCCACGGAGACCACTGCCACCGGGAAGGCCTTTTTCTACAAGGTCGATCCCGGCCAGAGCTACTTCTTCACGGCAACAAAGACCGACTACGCCTTTGAGTCCCTCACGGGAATAACCCCTGTGAAAGGCCAGATGGCCGTCTATATAGTAACCGGTGGAAGCACTGCCACGCCGACAGCGAGCCCGTCAGGGAGCCCGACCGGAAGCCCGACCGGAAGTCCGACTGGGACCCCGACCGGGAGCCCGACGATGACCCCGACCGGGAGCCCGACGATGACTCCGACCGGGAGCCCGACGATGACCCCGACCGGGAGCCCGACGATGACCCCGACCGGGAGCCCGACGATGTCGCCCACCGGCTCACCGTCAGGTGGGGCCGCCCAGGCCGCGGCGCCCGCCCAGTCCACCCAGACCACCTCGGGACAGGTTCACCTCGCCTGGGGACTCCTTCTTTTGGCAGCCCTTGCCGGGATTATCGTGGTAAGGGACAGGAAAAACTTGAGCTAG
- a CDS encoding O-antigen ligase family protein has product MRKLLETLFLLSLLLIGWGTLEIKWGGDTLFTLYGTTWESFFPLFFLYLICRIYKKDWKKGAPWKDPFLLFGLFAALSALWNPIHDCSMVLDYYLPALAAFITFRYLLSCDFAAMSSRFWPYYLGALALTVLRGIIEKPALLSNLPSLYLPYQQNTHLDTPFFHHNHIAMNLVLGIPLALGYLRLEPRKRVFTVAMLLIMLAGLILSNSRSGWVAFGVTAAYLILRLRVKNLRFAVLAFTAVFLVLMCSFSLTRSRLFSLAHFTNDSSLGCRMRMWVISRELFRDHPLVGIGFSNRTFSSLEILYSRDLSASGIISQDTMFDPHPHNLYIQIAVYLGLAGFIIFLWMVLEVSCALITIGENDQNPLMLPFFVAGFLGFLTANLADTVFYNTQTTLLFLLIPAYALEWSARSRAGAGSAPSLKGKEGTVPKYP; this is encoded by the coding sequence GTGAGAAAATTACTTGAGACCCTCTTTCTCTTGAGCCTCCTCCTTATCGGATGGGGAACGCTGGAGATCAAGTGGGGAGGAGACACGCTCTTCACTCTTTACGGCACCACGTGGGAATCCTTTTTCCCACTCTTTTTTTTGTACCTGATCTGCCGCATTTATAAGAAAGACTGGAAAAAGGGGGCACCCTGGAAAGACCCCTTCCTGCTCTTCGGCCTCTTTGCGGCGTTATCGGCGCTCTGGAATCCCATCCATGACTGCTCCATGGTGCTGGACTACTACCTGCCGGCTCTTGCGGCTTTTATCACCTTCCGCTACCTCCTCTCGTGCGATTTTGCCGCCATGAGCTCGCGGTTCTGGCCTTACTATCTCGGGGCCCTCGCCCTCACCGTCCTCAGGGGAATCATTGAGAAGCCCGCACTGCTCTCCAACCTTCCCTCCCTCTACCTGCCGTACCAGCAGAACACCCACCTGGACACTCCTTTTTTTCACCACAACCACATCGCCATGAACCTCGTGCTGGGCATCCCCCTCGCCCTGGGCTACCTGCGCCTTGAGCCCAGAAAGAGGGTCTTCACGGTGGCAATGCTCCTTATCATGCTTGCCGGCCTCATCCTGAGCAACTCCAGGAGCGGCTGGGTAGCCTTTGGTGTCACCGCGGCCTACCTTATCCTGCGCCTCAGGGTGAAGAACCTCCGCTTCGCGGTCCTTGCTTTCACTGCCGTCTTCCTTGTGCTCATGTGCAGCTTCTCGCTCACCCGGTCCCGGCTTTTCTCCCTGGCCCACTTCACGAATGACAGCAGCCTCGGCTGCCGTATGCGCATGTGGGTGATCTCGCGGGAGCTCTTCCGTGATCATCCCCTGGTGGGGATCGGGTTCTCCAACAGAACCTTCTCCTCCCTCGAGATTCTCTATTCCCGGGACCTGAGCGCCAGCGGGATCATCTCCCAGGATACCATGTTCGATCCCCATCCCCACAACCTCTATATCCAGATCGCCGTGTACCTGGGCCTGGCAGGCTTCATCATCTTCCTCTGGATGGTCCTGGAGGTCTCCTGCGCCCTCATCACCATCGGCGAGAACGATCAGAATCCCCTCATGCTCCCTTTCTTCGTGGCGGGCTTCCTGGGCTTTCTCACGGCCAATCTTGCCGACACGGTCTTTTACAATACCCAGACCACGCTCCTGTTTCTGCTCATTCCCGCCTATGCCCTGGAGTGGAGCGCACGATCCCGGGCAGGCGCCGGTTCGGCTCCCTCCCTGAAGGGTAAAGAGGGGACTGTGCCGAAATATCCCTGA
- the selB gene encoding selenocysteine-specific translation elongation factor — MANFIMGTAGHVDHGKSTLIKALTGIDPDRLPEEKERGMSIDLGFAHMTLPSGHVLGIVDVPGHERFLKNMLAGVGGFDMVMLVIDAVEGIKPQTVEHLDILELLGVGRGAVVISKADLAPDGLVEKRREEFSELLRGTFLEGAPLVAFSSVTGHGRADLDAVLEDIARKTPPRDEHKEYRYPIDRIFSKQGFGTIVAGTLLSGTLDKGARVSLIPPGRELKVRAIQVHNREVARAVAGQRVAINLAGLERHEVQRGFELSPPGFLKPTTMVDVKMKVIPRAPHPLRNNIPVRIYMGTAEYLGKARLLEKAELVPGEEGFVQLLFAEPAVAMRGDRFILRNASALFTLGGGTVLDPYPGLHKKGKGDVIEVLRKKESTDYQEVLMGHFSQAAMTALLEKDLARALQISEEDLQKALQALVQKEILRHFPGKGSFVRQSDYSSARESVLEGLGRLEEASPSKSGWSRQEIMKMACKAHPDLLERIMEDLVAEGLVAVRGGLMARQSHRPRLSGAHEALRQKLEKLLEGGGFSPDFRPELVKKLQCDEKSFRLVEDFLISQGILRKVLPEFLIHESTFNKAKKLIGDRIRSKGSVTAAEARDLLGTTRKYVIPLLEHMDNIHYTKRNGDVRVLA, encoded by the coding sequence ATGGCGAATTTCATCATGGGCACGGCAGGCCATGTCGATCATGGCAAGTCAACCCTTATCAAGGCTCTCACCGGGATAGACCCCGACAGGCTTCCCGAGGAGAAGGAGAGGGGAATGTCCATCGATCTCGGGTTCGCCCACATGACCCTTCCCTCGGGCCATGTCCTTGGCATTGTTGATGTGCCGGGCCATGAGCGCTTCCTGAAGAACATGCTTGCCGGCGTGGGCGGCTTTGACATGGTGATGCTTGTCATAGATGCCGTCGAGGGAATCAAGCCGCAGACCGTCGAGCACCTCGATATTCTCGAGCTTCTTGGCGTGGGCCGGGGCGCTGTCGTCATCAGCAAGGCCGATCTCGCGCCGGATGGGCTTGTGGAGAAACGCCGCGAGGAGTTCAGCGAGTTGCTGAGGGGCACCTTTCTGGAAGGGGCACCCCTGGTGGCCTTTTCTTCCGTGACCGGCCATGGGCGGGCGGACCTTGATGCCGTCCTGGAGGATATTGCCCGCAAGACGCCGCCCCGTGACGAGCACAAGGAATACCGCTACCCCATTGACAGGATTTTCTCCAAGCAGGGCTTTGGAACGATCGTTGCAGGAACCCTTCTCTCGGGGACCTTGGACAAAGGCGCCCGCGTTTCTCTCATCCCGCCGGGGAGGGAGCTCAAGGTGAGGGCCATCCAGGTTCACAACAGAGAGGTTGCCAGGGCGGTGGCAGGGCAGCGCGTGGCCATCAACCTTGCCGGCCTTGAGCGCCATGAAGTGCAGAGGGGCTTCGAGCTCTCCCCCCCCGGTTTTCTGAAGCCCACCACCATGGTGGACGTGAAGATGAAAGTGATTCCGAGAGCCCCCCATCCGCTCAGGAACAATATTCCTGTGAGGATTTACATGGGTACCGCCGAGTACCTGGGGAAGGCGAGGCTCCTTGAGAAGGCGGAGCTCGTGCCGGGAGAAGAGGGATTTGTGCAGCTTCTTTTCGCAGAGCCCGCAGTGGCCATGAGAGGAGACCGTTTTATACTGAGAAACGCCTCTGCCCTTTTCACCCTGGGAGGAGGCACGGTCCTTGATCCCTATCCCGGGCTCCATAAAAAAGGGAAGGGCGACGTTATCGAAGTGCTCAGGAAAAAAGAAAGTACCGATTATCAAGAGGTCCTGATGGGCCACTTCTCCCAGGCGGCCATGACCGCGCTCCTGGAGAAGGATCTTGCCAGGGCTCTCCAGATAAGCGAAGAGGACCTTCAAAAGGCACTCCAGGCTCTGGTGCAGAAGGAGATCCTCCGCCATTTCCCCGGGAAGGGAAGCTTTGTGCGCCAGAGTGATTACTCTTCTGCCAGGGAAAGCGTCCTGGAGGGCCTGGGGCGCCTTGAGGAGGCCTCACCATCGAAGAGCGGCTGGAGCCGCCAGGAGATAATGAAGATGGCATGCAAAGCGCACCCCGATCTTCTAGAGAGGATCATGGAGGATCTTGTCGCTGAGGGCCTTGTGGCGGTGCGCGGGGGCCTCATGGCACGCCAGAGTCATAGGCCGCGCCTTTCGGGAGCCCATGAGGCCCTCAGGCAGAAGCTGGAAAAGCTTCTGGAGGGGGGGGGATTCTCCCCTGATTTCAGGCCGGAGCTCGTAAAGAAGCTCCAGTGTGACGAGAAGAGCTTCAGGCTTGTCGAGGATTTTCTTATATCCCAGGGGATCCTGCGGAAGGTTCTTCCGGAGTTCCTCATCCATGAAAGCACTTTTAACAAGGCGAAGAAACTCATCGGTGACCGCATAAGGAGCAAGGGGTCGGTGACGGCGGCGGAAGCCCGCGATCTGCTGGGCACCACGAGGAAATATGTCATCCCCCTGCTGGAGCATATGGACAATATCCATTACACGAAGCGCAATGGCGACGTGAGGGTCCTCGCTTAG
- a CDS encoding HEAT repeat domain-containing protein: protein MKISVSGKPGLAVIVLAAVFFLLPASARADTLYWVLLSGDLFPFIPLWCFLLLLWSLFLLFSAAGRGERLLGASGLLCLVLMVPMALTVHFLAWAPCLALAGGAFLIHFLMLSAKKGTSPAWAHSLRRDRIFLAIAAAGAIVLTVMYHQPPVLVYRLRFSSTFMVSEWLTKGGEGSARALLMALEDRRYREKDKLIPLLVRRQEKRAVPALVALLSGDHDLSLRCQAARALGALHAEEALPAMVALLFSETDSSLRGAITESLSAIDREKATALVREYQASHQNTGCSADIALLSLDPSSELANAGTAAARERDPEKLLALYEALMVSRKSPPQALRERLFRGRESSVREKAAILAARHQDREALPSLIALLGDNDPSVRSAANWALINLTGENFGFCFDDQEKERNAAVKRWQSWARGKNLQKKGDLL, encoded by the coding sequence ATGAAGATTTCTGTCTCTGGGAAGCCCGGCCTCGCCGTCATCGTGCTTGCAGCAGTCTTTTTCCTTCTCCCCGCCTCAGCCCGGGCCGATACCCTGTACTGGGTGCTCCTTTCAGGTGACCTCTTTCCATTTATTCCCCTGTGGTGCTTTCTCCTCCTCTTGTGGTCCCTCTTTCTTCTTTTCAGTGCCGCGGGGAGGGGAGAGAGGCTCCTGGGGGCCTCAGGCCTCCTGTGCCTTGTCCTCATGGTCCCCATGGCGCTCACGGTACATTTTCTCGCATGGGCACCCTGCCTAGCTCTTGCCGGGGGAGCCTTTCTCATTCACTTTCTCATGCTCTCGGCAAAGAAGGGCACAAGCCCTGCCTGGGCTCACTCCCTCAGGCGTGACAGGATCTTTCTCGCTATCGCTGCAGCAGGTGCCATCGTGCTCACCGTCATGTATCACCAGCCTCCCGTACTTGTTTACAGGCTCCGCTTCTCCTCGACATTCATGGTCTCCGAATGGCTCACAAAAGGAGGCGAAGGAAGCGCCAGAGCCCTTCTCATGGCTCTGGAAGACCGCAGGTACAGGGAAAAGGACAAGCTTATCCCCCTCCTGGTAAGGCGCCAGGAAAAAAGGGCCGTTCCCGCCCTTGTGGCCCTCCTCTCGGGAGATCATGATCTCTCCCTGCGGTGCCAGGCCGCCAGGGCTCTCGGGGCACTCCATGCAGAAGAGGCACTGCCTGCAATGGTGGCGCTTCTCTTCAGCGAAACAGACAGCAGCCTGCGAGGCGCCATCACAGAATCGCTCTCTGCCATCGACAGGGAAAAAGCCACCGCTCTCGTCAGGGAGTATCAGGCATCCCATCAAAACACCGGCTGTTCCGCAGATATTGCGCTGCTGTCACTTGACCCCTCGTCAGAGCTCGCAAATGCAGGCACCGCCGCAGCCAGGGAGAGAGACCCTGAGAAACTCCTGGCGCTCTATGAGGCTCTCATGGTAAGCCGGAAAAGCCCGCCGCAGGCTCTGAGGGAAAGACTCTTCCGCGGGAGGGAGAGCTCCGTGAGGGAGAAAGCCGCCATTCTTGCAGCCCGCCATCAGGACCGCGAAGCTCTTCCCTCTCTGATTGCCCTCCTTGGCGATAATGACCCTTCGGTAAGGAGCGCCGCCAACTGGGCCCTCATCAACCTCACCGGGGAAAATTTCGGGTTTTGCTTCGACGATCAGGAAAAAGAGCGGAATGCCGCCGTGAAAAGGTGGCAGTCCTGGGCGCGGGGAAAAAATTTACAAAAAAAGGGGGATCTGCTATAA
- a CDS encoding prepilin-type N-terminal cleavage/methylation domain-containing protein, protein MDIFSYHRYPSGKGPGGARRGFSLIEIMLVMAIIGLLISIILPQIMKAKYTTHFNACQQNQRNLAAALEVYWVDNKSKYPDDSLEPIYAGNYTKKHHCPANPGIPDYGYTSDNSEKAYTLWCLGRHLSGAGLIPQGYPQYTNSRGMIPLPPGN, encoded by the coding sequence ATGGATATATTTTCATATCACAGGTATCCCTCAGGGAAAGGCCCCGGTGGAGCCCGGCGAGGGTTCTCCCTCATTGAGATCATGCTGGTCATGGCCATTATAGGGCTCCTGATAAGCATCATCCTTCCCCAGATCATGAAGGCGAAATACACGACCCACTTCAACGCCTGCCAGCAGAATCAGCGCAACCTCGCCGCGGCCCTGGAGGTATACTGGGTTGACAACAAGAGCAAATACCCCGATGACAGCCTCGAACCCATATATGCCGGCAACTACACCAAGAAGCACCATTGTCCCGCCAACCCCGGCATCCCCGACTACGGCTATACTTCAGACAACAGCGAGAAGGCTTATACGCTTTGGTGCCTGGGAAGGCACCTGAGCGGCGCGGGGCTTATTCCGCAGGGATATCCCCAGTACACCAATTCAAGAGGAATGATACCGCTGCCCCCGGGGAATTAA
- a CDS encoding DUF503 domain-containing protein, whose translation MELHLLEEPDSLKKKRAVVKSLKDRVRNRFGASIAEVDDLEKWQRATLGIAFVTGEKKNAESVLSKIAGYVESDGSVEIIGCITEYCTL comes from the coding sequence ATGGAGCTCCATCTGCTCGAGGAGCCCGACTCATTGAAAAAGAAGCGCGCCGTCGTGAAAAGCCTCAAGGATCGGGTGAGAAACCGCTTCGGAGCCTCCATCGCCGAGGTCGATGACCTGGAGAAGTGGCAGCGCGCCACCCTGGGCATCGCCTTTGTGACGGGCGAAAAAAAGAATGCCGAAAGCGTGCTGTCAAAAATCGCCGGCTATGTGGAAAGCGACGGCAGTGTCGAGATAATCGGGTGCATTACCGAGTATTGTACCCTTTAA
- a CDS encoding MoxR family ATPase, translating to MMTPATVAETGRKVVSSVEKVIIGKHQVIELVLCALFSEGHLLIEDVPGVGKTMLAKAVARSLGCSYARIQCTPDLLPSDILGVNVFNQKTGDFLFRSGPIHHHIVLVDEINRATPKTQSALLECMEERQVSIDTVTMALPRPFMVIATQNPIETDGTFPLPEAQLDRFFMRLSLGYPSFDAENEMLVGQQLVHPIEGIKAVVTLEELMAMQQIVKAVHVEATLREYIVKIVQKTRDSSTLSLGASPRGSLSLFRASQAHGALKGRDYVIPDDVKAMASVTLSHRIKGRYDFSRNGEGQRVIQEVLGEVTVPV from the coding sequence ATGATGACCCCTGCGACAGTTGCTGAGACGGGCAGAAAAGTTGTTTCAAGCGTAGAGAAAGTAATCATCGGGAAACACCAGGTCATCGAGCTCGTATTGTGCGCCCTTTTCTCCGAGGGGCATCTTCTCATCGAGGATGTACCCGGCGTGGGAAAGACCATGCTCGCCAAGGCGGTTGCGCGGTCCCTGGGCTGTTCCTATGCGAGGATCCAGTGCACCCCCGACCTCCTTCCTTCCGATATTCTGGGCGTCAATGTCTTCAACCAGAAAACCGGTGACTTTCTCTTCCGCTCCGGTCCAATCCATCATCATATCGTGCTCGTGGACGAGATCAACAGGGCCACGCCCAAGACGCAGTCAGCCCTCCTGGAATGCATGGAAGAGCGCCAGGTCAGTATTGATACCGTCACCATGGCTCTTCCGCGGCCATTCATGGTAATTGCCACGCAGAACCCCATTGAGACAGACGGCACCTTTCCCCTCCCCGAGGCGCAGCTTGACCGCTTCTTCATGCGCCTTTCCCTCGGTTACCCCTCTTTTGATGCAGAGAACGAGATGCTGGTGGGGCAGCAGCTTGTCCATCCCATCGAGGGCATCAAAGCCGTCGTGACCCTGGAGGAGCTCATGGCGATGCAGCAGATTGTCAAGGCTGTCCATGTTGAGGCTACGCTCCGTGAATATATTGTAAAGATCGTGCAGAAGACCAGAGACAGCTCCACACTCTCCCTGGGGGCAAGCCCCCGGGGCTCCCTTTCGCTCTTCAGGGCCTCTCAGGCCCATGGAGCCCTCAAGGGGCGGGACTACGTGATCCCCGATGACGTGAAGGCCATGGCATCAGTGACGCTCTCCCACCGCATAAAGGGCAGGTATGATTTTTCCCGGAACGGCGAGGGCCAGAGAGTGATTCAGGAGGTGCTCGGCGAGGTAACCGTGCCCGTGTAA